A part of Reinekea thalattae genomic DNA contains:
- a CDS encoding type II toxin-antitoxin system RelE family toxin yields MNKISWTKKAFKQLRKIATNDQKIIVAKVGALAAFPDVQNIKRLTNHSHTYRLRVGNYRVFFEHEEQLSVIKIEEVKKRDERTY; encoded by the coding sequence ATGAATAAAATCAGTTGGACAAAAAAGGCATTTAAGCAATTACGGAAAATTGCTACCAACGATCAAAAAATCATTGTTGCAAAGGTAGGCGCATTGGCAGCGTTCCCTGATGTTCAAAACATCAAACGATTAACCAACCACAGCCATACTTATCGCTTGCGGGTTGGCAACTACCGAGTATTTTTTGAACATGAAGAGCAACTAAGTGTGATTAAAATTGAAGAGGTTAAAAAGCGTGATGAACGAACCTACTAA
- a CDS encoding VacB/RNase II family 3'-5' exoribonuclease, with product MLDAKSLAVLQSLKSDIKASKEVFTGTIKGTSKSFGFVVTDSGDEHFVAPDQMSKAFPGDVVTFSLVEQDGGKSKAELESLVRSEFVDFTGVFVIRGKAQGVEPFNDRFSGWLFVPPKQTGNAEHNSLVTAKVTRHPWESGKAQAEVTAILGHADNNRSWYSVALNEYQVPESFSEQELAAAEALLNKGFEAGACEASTEYQDLTTLPFVTIDAETTLDMDDALYAEKTADGWQLWVAIADAAYFIEPDSILDKAARLRLNTTYLPGLTLPMLPDELSNNAISLVAGKPRQAMVFKLTVDQNGAVNAFDVQQANIINHAKLSYQQLSGFLDQQLPLSDNADIAALAPQLQTLAEATAALASWRQQHATPPIDRPDYRIRVDADFNVTHIDIEHRSSARALVEEAMVATNHQVAVWLQQDDALFMTHKGFKADRESELKGLLREYAPSVAELDASELENFVTIINNAQQHADFPLASLLQKRFDRSQWQKNAQPHFGLGLSCYTNATSPIRKYSDLSIHRLIKAKLAQKPVSSDEQLLESLNERGSVSRQVSRKVETRLRHQWLKKQTAEQYSAVVVHINANGLSVELNDCGTRGFVDLRKHKPKFSYDPLRMLLKNEQQEYRLGMPVQVSISQLSDDSLQLALVETPVAD from the coding sequence ATGCTCGATGCAAAATCCCTCGCGGTACTTCAATCTCTAAAATCAGACATCAAAGCAAGCAAAGAAGTCTTTACTGGCACCATTAAAGGCACCAGTAAATCCTTTGGCTTTGTCGTCACCGACAGCGGCGATGAGCATTTTGTAGCGCCCGATCAAATGAGCAAAGCATTTCCTGGCGATGTCGTCACCTTCAGCCTCGTTGAGCAAGATGGCGGTAAAAGTAAGGCCGAGTTGGAATCGCTGGTGCGTTCTGAGTTTGTCGACTTCACTGGTGTGTTTGTTATACGCGGCAAGGCTCAAGGCGTAGAACCATTCAACGATAGATTTTCTGGCTGGCTGTTTGTGCCACCAAAACAGACCGGCAACGCTGAACACAATAGCCTAGTAACGGCAAAAGTGACGCGCCACCCGTGGGAGAGCGGCAAAGCGCAGGCTGAAGTGACAGCAATATTGGGTCATGCCGATAACAACCGCTCTTGGTACAGCGTAGCGTTAAACGAATACCAAGTACCTGAGAGCTTTAGCGAACAAGAGTTAGCCGCCGCAGAAGCACTGCTCAACAAAGGCTTTGAGGCAGGAGCTTGCGAAGCCAGTACCGAATATCAAGATTTAACGACCCTACCCTTTGTCACCATCGACGCAGAAACAACCCTCGATATGGACGATGCACTCTATGCCGAAAAAACCGCTGACGGCTGGCAACTGTGGGTCGCTATTGCCGATGCTGCTTACTTTATTGAACCAGACTCCATACTCGACAAGGCAGCCCGCTTACGCTTAAACACCACCTACTTACCCGGTTTAACCTTGCCAATGTTGCCGGACGAGCTCTCAAATAATGCGATCTCTCTGGTTGCAGGCAAGCCACGCCAAGCGATGGTGTTTAAACTGACCGTTGATCAGAACGGTGCGGTTAATGCTTTTGATGTTCAACAGGCAAACATCATTAACCACGCAAAACTCAGCTATCAACAGCTCAGCGGTTTTCTCGATCAACAATTGCCACTGTCGGATAACGCAGACATTGCAGCGCTAGCACCACAACTGCAAACACTGGCTGAAGCAACTGCGGCATTGGCTAGCTGGCGACAACAGCACGCAACACCGCCGATTGATCGACCGGACTATCGTATTAGGGTAGACGCCGATTTTAATGTGACCCATATCGACATTGAACACCGCAGTAGCGCTCGGGCGTTGGTCGAAGAAGCGATGGTGGCTACCAATCATCAGGTTGCGGTTTGGCTACAGCAAGACGATGCGCTGTTTATGACTCACAAAGGTTTTAAAGCAGATCGGGAGAGCGAACTAAAAGGCTTACTGCGCGAATATGCGCCGAGTGTTGCCGAGCTGGACGCCAGTGAGCTGGAAAACTTCGTCACCATTATCAACAACGCACAACAGCATGCAGACTTTCCATTAGCCAGCTTGCTGCAAAAACGCTTCGATCGCAGCCAATGGCAAAAAAATGCCCAACCTCATTTTGGCTTGGGCTTAAGCTGCTACACCAATGCGACCTCGCCGATTCGTAAATACAGCGACCTTAGCATTCACCGGCTGATTAAAGCCAAGCTAGCGCAAAAGCCAGTCAGTAGCGACGAACAGTTGCTTGAAAGCTTAAACGAGAGAGGCTCAGTTTCTCGGCAAGTCAGTCGTAAAGTGGAAACGCGCTTACGGCATCAGTGGCTTAAAAAGCAAACTGCCGAGCAGTATTCTGCCGTTGTGGTACACATCAATGCTAACGGCTTGAGCGTTGAACTCAATGATTGCGGCACTCGCGGTTTTGTTGATCTGCGCAAGCACAAACCCAAGTTCAGCTACGACCCTTTAAGAATGCTGCTGAAAAATGAGCAGCAAGAATATCGTTTAGGCATGCCTGTGCAAGTAAGTATTAGCCAACTAAGCGACGACAGCCTACAACTCGCTCTGGTTGAAACGCCTGTCGCCGATTAA
- the rplT gene encoding 50S ribosomal protein L20, with translation MARVKRGVIARRRHKKVLKQAKGYYGARSRVFRVAKQAVIKAGQYAYRDRRQRKRQFRALWIARINAEARVNGLSYSKFINGLKKADVEIDRKVLADIAVHDKPVFAAIAEQAKSALAA, from the coding sequence ATGGCACGTGTTAAACGCGGTGTGATCGCTCGTCGTCGTCACAAAAAAGTATTAAAGCAAGCTAAAGGTTATTACGGTGCTCGTTCACGAGTTTTCCGTGTAGCTAAACAGGCAGTCATTAAAGCAGGTCAATATGCTTACCGTGACCGCCGTCAGCGTAAACGTCAATTCCGCGCATTGTGGATTGCTCGTATCAATGCTGAAGCTCGCGTAAACGGTCTTTCTTACAGCAAGTTCATCAACGGTCTTAAAAAGGCTGACGTTGAAATTGACCGTAAGGTATTAGCAGATATCGCAGTACACGATAAGCCAGTTTTTGCTGCTATCGCTGAACAGGCTAAATCTGCTCTAGCGGCATAA
- a CDS encoding mechanosensitive ion channel family protein: MDVVSGYWQTLVSYIEIGAQYNWVIHVFAVVLATLFANYFMRKLFDRWAEKAKQTSTYFDDMLIYTARKPVRVFVWVEGILLAASIVRRVSNEPIFDVIDPIREVSFIVILAWFAVRLVRQFEKAVQWPDFLEKPMDPTTASALGKLLRLSVIITTSLVVLQSLGFSVSGILAFGGIGGIAVGFAAKDLLSNFFGGLMIYMDQPFRVGDWIRSPDQEIEGTVEHIGWRLTCIRTFDKRPLYVPNATFASISVENPSRMTNRRIYEAIGVRYDDAAKVEAIVKDVKAMLLQHKDIDTNQTLIVNINAFAASSIDFFIYTFTKTTNWIEYHEIKQDVMLKVIDIIQRHGAEFAFPTQTVHLKQDAQIPIGPAE, encoded by the coding sequence ATGGATGTAGTGTCGGGTTACTGGCAAACGCTGGTATCGTATATTGAAATAGGTGCTCAATATAACTGGGTTATCCATGTATTTGCGGTCGTTTTAGCAACCCTGTTTGCTAATTATTTTATGCGTAAGCTGTTCGACCGATGGGCTGAGAAAGCAAAGCAAACCTCAACCTACTTTGATGATATGTTGATTTATACGGCGCGTAAACCGGTTCGCGTCTTTGTCTGGGTTGAAGGCATCTTATTAGCCGCCAGTATTGTGCGCCGCGTCTCCAATGAGCCTATTTTTGATGTGATTGACCCGATCCGCGAAGTCTCCTTTATCGTTATTCTCGCTTGGTTTGCGGTTCGCTTGGTACGTCAATTTGAAAAGGCGGTGCAATGGCCTGATTTTCTCGAAAAACCGATGGACCCAACTACAGCATCCGCTCTTGGAAAACTGTTACGTTTATCGGTAATCATCACTACCTCGCTGGTGGTGTTGCAGTCGCTGGGTTTCAGTGTCTCAGGTATCTTAGCCTTTGGTGGTATCGGTGGTATTGCGGTTGGTTTTGCCGCCAAAGACTTACTGTCGAATTTTTTTGGTGGCTTGATGATCTACATGGACCAACCGTTTCGTGTTGGCGATTGGATTCGTTCGCCCGACCAAGAAATCGAAGGAACTGTCGAGCACATCGGTTGGCGTCTTACCTGTATTCGAACTTTCGATAAACGACCGCTCTATGTACCCAACGCAACCTTTGCCAGTATTTCAGTTGAAAACCCATCACGTATGACCAACCGACGTATCTACGAGGCGATTGGCGTCAGGTATGACGATGCGGCTAAAGTCGAAGCCATTGTTAAAGATGTAAAAGCCATGCTTTTGCAGCATAAAGATATCGATACCAACCAAACCCTGATCGTGAACATCAATGCCTTTGCTGCCTCATCGATCGATTTCTTTATTTATACCTTTACCAAGACCACCAATTGGATTGAGTATCATGAAATCAAACAGGATGTCATGCTTAAGGTAATCGACATCATTCAGCGTCACGGAGCAGAATTTGCCTTCCCAACACAAACCGTGCACCTAAAGCAGGATGCTCAGATACCGATTGGACCTGCTGAATAG
- a CDS encoding YbjN domain-containing protein, producing MPAPTRDNIQTWIEDLNYDCYICDDCDGLHLAIWEAKSGVMEARCFAELDRCAFMLEVGIRASAVLPLQGAIHFMNFDYSLVKVMLNMTDFDVPRLLLTHALPANHLTEVQFKEWLPRLLAEIEAIYEQLVDMDVLHVSEQDITESVEEKLH from the coding sequence ATGCCAGCGCCAACCCGCGATAACATCCAAACTTGGATCGAAGACTTAAACTACGATTGCTACATTTGTGACGATTGCGATGGCCTGCACTTAGCCATTTGGGAGGCTAAATCTGGTGTTATGGAGGCTCGTTGTTTTGCTGAGTTAGACCGTTGTGCCTTTATGTTAGAAGTCGGCATTCGAGCTTCTGCTGTCTTGCCTTTGCAAGGCGCTATCCATTTTATGAACTTTGACTACAGTCTGGTCAAAGTCATGCTCAATATGACCGATTTTGACGTACCACGTTTATTGCTAACCCATGCACTGCCTGCGAATCACCTGACTGAAGTGCAGTTTAAAGAATGGTTGCCGCGCCTACTCGCCGAGATTGAAGCCATTTATGAGCAGCTAGTCGATATGGATGTTCTGCATGTCTCTGAGCAAGACATCACTGAAAGCGTTGAAGAAAAGCTGCATTAA
- the rpmI gene encoding 50S ribosomal protein L35, giving the protein MPKIKSNSGAKKRFKRTANGFKHKQSFRSHILTKKSSKRIRQLRSTLQIADADKPLIKRMLPYI; this is encoded by the coding sequence ATGCCAAAAATTAAAAGTAATTCAGGCGCTAAAAAGCGTTTTAAGCGCACGGCAAACGGCTTTAAACACAAGCAGTCTTTCCGTAGCCATATTCTCACTAAGAAAAGCAGCAAGCGTATTCGTCAACTACGAAGCACCTTGCAAATTGCTGATGCAGATAAGCCGCTTATTAAGCGCATGCTGCCTTACATCTAA
- a CDS encoding helix-turn-helix domain-containing protein, translating to MNEPTNVQIINDNAGQPAFAVVPYSEWLKLSAHASDEALIPHEVVEIMVNKNVSLLSAWRRFKKLTQAEMGQRLNTTQAAVAQLEAVGNTPHEATLHRWANALNVSVDALRED from the coding sequence ATGAACGAACCTACTAATGTACAAATCATTAACGACAACGCCGGACAACCAGCGTTTGCCGTTGTACCCTACAGCGAATGGCTGAAGCTATCTGCCCATGCCAGCGATGAAGCACTGATCCCACACGAAGTGGTGGAAATAATGGTCAACAAAAACGTATCGTTATTAAGCGCATGGCGACGATTTAAAAAACTAACCCAAGCGGAAATGGGCCAGCGACTAAACACTACCCAAGCGGCGGTAGCGCAATTAGAAGCCGTGGGAAACACACCACACGAAGCAACGCTGCACAGATGGGCTAATGCATTAAATGTTTCTGTCGATGCCTTGCGCGAAGATTAA
- a CDS encoding Trm112 family protein, with translation MLIDKQLLTFLVCPVTKAPLQIDNEKQELISTAAKLAYPVRDGIPVMLEDEARALTQDEFEAWHAKKSS, from the coding sequence ATGCTCATCGATAAACAACTGCTGACTTTTTTAGTCTGCCCAGTCACCAAAGCACCTTTGCAAATCGATAATGAAAAACAGGAATTAATCTCCACCGCAGCCAAGCTGGCGTATCCGGTTCGCGATGGTATTCCAGTGATGTTGGAAGACGAAGCTCGCGCTTTAACTCAAGATGAATTCGAAGCCTGGCACGCAAAAAAATCGTCTTAA
- a CDS encoding aromatic amino acid transaminase, with protein sequence MFQAIPAKKGDSILALMTEYKNDPRTEKMDLGIGVYRDDTGNTPIMQAVLEAQTLLHNSEPTKAYQGLIGDAEFNEVIAKLLLQGTDALNRCAALHTPGASGALRNLGDLIYATKPDATVWISNPSYVNHRPIMEKAGLKVAEYPYLNPETKLVDEQAMLAKLAELGENDVVLLHGCCHNPSGADISIDTWQSIAELANKTGFLPFVDIAYHGLGDGLVEDLKGLHTIVNQVEEVLISTSCSKNFGLYRERTGAAIVVTNTQQQAINSRALMCELARGSYSMPPSHGAGVVKTILNDEALTATWKQELTQMTQRVQGLRNALVAEFQAKTQSNRYDYFAQHKGMFSLTGFSDAMLEKLKQDYGIYIVQGGRINVAGLKQAEIPQLISAILACEGL encoded by the coding sequence ATGTTTCAAGCTATCCCTGCCAAAAAAGGCGATTCGATACTCGCATTAATGACCGAATACAAAAACGACCCACGTACCGAAAAAATGGACTTGGGTATTGGTGTTTACCGTGACGATACTGGTAATACGCCGATTATGCAGGCGGTACTTGAAGCGCAAACCCTATTACACAATAGCGAGCCGACTAAAGCGTACCAAGGCTTAATTGGCGACGCCGAATTTAATGAAGTGATTGCCAAGCTTTTATTGCAAGGCACCGATGCCCTAAACCGCTGCGCCGCATTACACACGCCCGGCGCCAGTGGCGCATTGCGTAACCTAGGCGATTTAATTTACGCCACCAAACCCGACGCTACCGTTTGGATCAGTAACCCAAGCTACGTTAACCACCGCCCCATTATGGAAAAGGCCGGTCTTAAGGTTGCCGAATACCCTTACTTAAACCCAGAAACAAAATTAGTCGACGAGCAAGCCATGCTGGCAAAATTGGCGGAGCTGGGTGAAAACGATGTGGTATTGCTGCACGGCTGCTGCCATAACCCAAGTGGTGCCGACATCAGTATAGATACTTGGCAGAGCATTGCCGAACTTGCCAATAAAACCGGCTTTTTACCCTTTGTCGATATTGCCTATCACGGTTTGGGCGATGGCTTGGTAGAAGATTTAAAAGGCCTACACACTATTGTTAATCAGGTAGAAGAAGTTCTAATTTCCACCTCTTGCTCAAAAAACTTTGGCCTCTACCGCGAACGTACTGGCGCAGCCATTGTTGTGACCAACACGCAACAGCAAGCCATTAACTCACGCGCACTCATGTGCGAGCTGGCGCGCGGTTCTTATTCTATGCCGCCGTCGCACGGCGCAGGCGTAGTAAAAACCATTTTAAACGATGAGGCGTTAACGGCCACTTGGAAACAAGAGCTCACACAAATGACCCAGCGCGTTCAAGGCTTACGTAATGCGCTTGTCGCCGAGTTCCAAGCTAAAACACAATCCAACCGCTACGACTACTTTGCTCAGCATAAAGGCATGTTCAGCCTAACCGGCTTTTCTGATGCCATGCTCGAAAAGCTCAAACAGGATTACGGTATTTATATCGTACAGGGTGGCCGTATTAATGTTGCCGGTTTAAAGCAAGCAGAGATCCCACAATTAATCAGCGCCATTTTGGCGTGTGAGGGCCTGTGA
- a CDS encoding metal ABC transporter solute-binding protein, Zn/Mn family: MNSLVKGFMVIGVSVTAKAAMRLLTLLLVAVFAVLSSSVSFADDERVKVVASFSILADIAEQVGGERVEVTSIVGVNGDTHVYRARPMDAKQITYADLLVINGLGFEGWIERLESSARFNGIKVVATNGIHLLHGNAEESVQVMPMGHIHQHGTIDPHAWHSLQNGMQYAKAIAQGLMTADPEHQDYYQQRLDDFLVRAEQLDQELHALVAQLPPERLRVITSHDAFAYLAVDYGFQFISVQGVSTESEVAAGDLSRLIREVRNTEAAAIFLENISDPRLMNQVAKETGASIGGTLYSGSLSEADGPAASYLELMRHNVTTLVAALSAP; encoded by the coding sequence ATGAATAGTTTAGTTAAAGGTTTTATGGTGATTGGGGTAAGCGTTACAGCGAAAGCGGCGATGCGGCTGTTAACGCTTTTGTTGGTCGCGGTATTTGCTGTGCTGAGTTCGAGCGTCAGTTTTGCGGATGACGAGCGCGTTAAGGTGGTTGCTAGCTTTTCTATTTTGGCTGATATCGCAGAGCAGGTTGGTGGCGAACGAGTTGAAGTGACGTCGATAGTTGGCGTCAATGGCGATACGCATGTTTACCGCGCGCGGCCAATGGACGCTAAACAGATCACCTATGCCGACCTGTTGGTGATTAATGGGCTTGGCTTTGAAGGTTGGATTGAGCGATTAGAGTCGTCGGCTCGTTTTAATGGCATTAAGGTTGTCGCAACGAATGGTATTCACCTATTGCACGGCAACGCTGAAGAATCGGTACAGGTGATGCCGATGGGACATATTCATCAGCATGGCACTATAGACCCGCATGCTTGGCACAGTTTGCAAAATGGTATGCAGTACGCCAAAGCCATCGCTCAGGGCCTGATGACGGCAGATCCGGAGCACCAGGATTATTATCAGCAGCGCTTGGACGACTTTTTAGTACGCGCTGAACAGTTAGACCAAGAGTTACACGCCTTGGTGGCGCAGTTGCCGCCAGAGCGCTTACGCGTCATTACTTCGCACGATGCCTTTGCCTATTTGGCCGTTGATTATGGCTTTCAATTTATCAGCGTGCAGGGTGTGAGCACCGAATCTGAAGTCGCCGCAGGCGATCTGAGTCGGCTCATTCGTGAAGTGCGTAATACAGAGGCTGCGGCAATTTTCTTGGAAAATATTAGCGACCCGCGGTTGATGAATCAGGTCGCCAAAGAGACTGGCGCGAGCATCGGCGGTACGCTTTATTCAGGCTCTTTGTCTGAAGCCGACGGCCCAGCCGCCAGTTACCTAGAATTAATGCGCCATAACGTCACCACCTTGGTGGCGGCGTTATCGGCGCCTTAA
- a CDS encoding Fur family transcriptional regulator has protein sequence MLIESALAKAELASHNTGVNLTSKRKQVLALLMASERALSAYDLADHYREQFEQSVPAMSIYRMLGFLTENNLAHKLSSENKFISCAHSTCSHDHGVPQFLICQGCQQVKEVLLDKKLFQDIQQAVSDADFVLADPQLELKCLCQSCASAQ, from the coding sequence ATGCTTATCGAGTCGGCCTTAGCAAAAGCAGAGCTCGCATCGCACAATACAGGGGTTAACCTAACCTCAAAGCGAAAGCAGGTACTGGCGTTACTCATGGCCAGTGAGCGCGCGTTATCGGCCTATGACTTGGCAGACCATTATCGCGAACAGTTTGAACAATCGGTTCCAGCGATGTCGATCTATCGGATGCTTGGCTTTTTAACTGAAAACAATCTCGCGCATAAGCTCAGCTCAGAAAATAAATTTATCAGCTGTGCTCATTCTACCTGCAGTCACGATCACGGCGTGCCGCAATTTTTAATCTGCCAAGGTTGCCAACAAGTGAAAGAAGTTTTGCTCGATAAAAAGCTGTTTCAAGATATACAACAGGCGGTCAGCGATGCCGACTTTGTACTTGCGGATCCGCAATTAGAACTTAAATGCTTGTGCCAAAGCTGCGCCAGCGCGCAATAG
- a CDS encoding SirB2 family protein, protein MYLIIKHLHMTVALISIVGFIIRGPLAINQHPIMNKKWLKIAPHVNDTILLAAAIYLAATLHLHPFNSPFILAKVIALIVYIVLGAMVIKRRGSKAMQWTNYLLAILCFGYILGIAFSKDLLFFIG, encoded by the coding sequence ATGTATTTAATCATAAAACACCTACACATGACTGTGGCATTGATCTCGATTGTTGGCTTTATTATTCGTGGGCCATTGGCGATCAATCAACACCCTATCATGAATAAAAAATGGCTTAAAATAGCGCCTCATGTAAACGACACTATTTTATTGGCAGCTGCCATCTACCTTGCAGCAACACTGCACCTACACCCATTCAATAGCCCTTTTATTCTGGCTAAGGTCATCGCTCTTATCGTTTATATTGTGCTCGGAGCTATGGTGATTAAACGTCGTGGCAGCAAAGCGATGCAATGGACGAACTATCTACTCGCCATTCTTTGTTTTGGCTATATTTTAGGCATTGCCTTTAGTAAGGATCTGTTGTTTTTTATTGGCTAA
- the thrS gene encoding threonine--tRNA ligase, translating to MPVITLPDGSKRQFEESVSIMQIAEDIGPGLARNTLAGRINGERVDACDLVTEDANVEIITPKDEDGLEIIRHSCAHLLGHAIKQLYPDVKMAIGPTIENGFYYDVDMEHRLTEDDLVALEKRMLELAKTNYDVVKKVGSWQDAVDAFTARNEPYKLEILDQNIAKDDSPALYHHEEYVDMCRGPHVPNMKFCQHFKLMRISGAYWRGDSSNTQLQRIYGTAWADKKQLKAHLLFLEEAAKRDHRKIGKKLDLFHLQEEAPGMVFWHPNGWTLYQVVEQYMRKKQHEHGYQEIKTPMVVDRTLWEKSGHWDKFGDDMFTTHSEARDNAIKPMNCPCHVQVFNQGLKSYRDLPLRLAEFGSCHRNEASGALHGIMRVRGFTQDDAHIFCTEDQIQAEVASFIQMLEEVYHDFGYDDYILKLSTRPEKRVGSEESWDQAEQALAEALDASGKPWDYLPGEGAFYGPKVEFTLKDSLGRLWQCGTIQVDFSMPGRLDAQYVDEQGERKVPVMLHRAIVGSFERFIGILIEQYAGAMPAWLAPTQVMVCNITDAQADSVQKIAQNLENQGIRAKADLRNEKIGFKIREHTIQRIPYLIVIGDKEVENGTVAVRTREGDDLGVMTLAEFNELLAKDIARKGRISE from the coding sequence ATGCCTGTTATTACGTTACCTGATGGCTCTAAACGCCAGTTCGAAGAATCCGTTTCTATTATGCAAATTGCCGAAGATATCGGCCCAGGCTTAGCGCGCAATACGCTGGCTGGTCGTATCAATGGTGAGCGTGTCGATGCTTGTGATTTAGTCACAGAAGACGCCAATGTCGAAATTATCACGCCGAAGGATGAAGACGGTTTAGAAATTATCCGCCATTCGTGTGCGCATCTGTTGGGTCATGCCATTAAGCAACTGTACCCCGATGTGAAAATGGCCATTGGCCCGACCATCGAAAACGGTTTTTATTACGATGTCGATATGGAGCATCGATTAACGGAAGACGACTTGGTTGCGTTAGAAAAGCGCATGTTGGAATTGGCAAAAACCAATTACGATGTCGTTAAAAAAGTAGGCAGTTGGCAAGACGCGGTCGATGCGTTCACCGCGCGTAACGAGCCTTACAAGTTAGAAATTTTAGATCAAAACATCGCCAAGGATGATTCGCCAGCGCTGTATCACCACGAAGAATACGTTGATATGTGCCGTGGTCCTCACGTACCAAACATGAAGTTTTGCCAACACTTTAAGTTGATGCGAATTTCTGGTGCCTATTGGCGTGGCGACAGCAGCAATACTCAGTTGCAGCGTATTTATGGCACGGCTTGGGCCGATAAAAAACAACTCAAAGCACACCTGTTGTTCTTAGAAGAAGCGGCCAAGCGCGATCACCGTAAAATCGGTAAAAAGCTTGATCTCTTCCATTTGCAGGAAGAAGCGCCGGGTATGGTGTTTTGGCACCCGAACGGCTGGACACTGTATCAGGTTGTTGAGCAGTACATGCGCAAAAAACAACACGAGCATGGCTACCAAGAAATTAAAACGCCGATGGTGGTTGACCGTACCCTTTGGGAAAAGTCTGGTCACTGGGATAAGTTTGGTGACGATATGTTCACCACGCACAGTGAAGCGCGCGATAACGCCATTAAGCCGATGAACTGCCCGTGTCATGTTCAGGTCTTTAACCAAGGCTTAAAAAGCTACCGTGATTTGCCGTTACGTTTGGCGGAGTTTGGTTCTTGTCACCGTAACGAAGCATCGGGTGCGTTGCACGGCATTATGCGTGTACGTGGCTTTACTCAGGACGATGCGCACATCTTCTGTACAGAAGATCAGATCCAAGCCGAAGTGGCATCCTTTATTCAGATGTTGGAAGAGGTGTATCACGATTTCGGTTACGACGATTACATCTTGAAGCTGTCGACACGGCCAGAAAAACGCGTTGGTTCTGAAGAATCTTGGGATCAGGCAGAGCAAGCATTGGCCGAAGCGTTGGACGCCAGTGGTAAACCTTGGGATTACTTGCCAGGCGAAGGTGCTTTTTATGGCCCGAAAGTCGAGTTCACATTGAAAGACAGCTTAGGTCGTTTATGGCAATGCGGTACTATTCAGGTCGATTTCTCGATGCCGGGTCGTTTAGACGCGCAATATGTCGACGAGCAGGGTGAACGTAAAGTTCCAGTGATGCTGCACCGTGCCATTGTGGGTAGTTTTGAGCGCTTTATCGGTATTTTGATCGAGCAATATGCAGGTGCAATGCCGGCTTGGTTAGCGCCAACTCAAGTAATGGTGTGTAACATTACCGATGCTCAGGCCGATTCTGTGCAAAAAATTGCACAAAATCTCGAAAATCAGGGCATTCGGGCCAAAGCTGACTTGAGAAATGAGAAGATCGGCTTTAAAATCCGCGAGCACACAATTCAGCGTATCCCTTATTTAATCGTTATTGGTGATAAAGAGGTCGAAAACGGCACAGTTGCTGTTCGAACTCGAGAAGGTGACGATTTAGGGGTCATGACATTGGCTGAATTTAATGAGCTATTGGCTAAAGATATCGCCCGTAAAGGTCGTATTAGCGAATAA
- the infC gene encoding translation initiation factor IF-3 translates to MNEQIDATEVRLISAEGEQLGITPLDEAIAQAKAAGLELVQISNADPVVAKIMDLGKKLYEEKKQKAAARKKQSQVQVKEIKFRPNTDIGDYNVKLRNLTRFLEEGNKAKVTLRYRGREMAHQELGMELLKRVENDLEDFGTVEQRPKMEGRQLTMVLAPVKKK, encoded by the coding sequence ATCAATGAACAGATTGACGCGACGGAAGTTCGATTAATTTCGGCAGAGGGTGAGCAGCTAGGTATTACTCCTCTTGACGAAGCGATTGCACAGGCCAAAGCAGCCGGTTTGGAGTTGGTTCAAATTTCCAATGCCGACCCAGTGGTTGCCAAGATTATGGACTTGGGCAAAAAGCTTTATGAAGAGAAGAAGCAAAAAGCTGCGGCACGAAAAAAACAGTCGCAAGTTCAGGTTAAGGAAATTAAATTCCGTCCGAATACCGATATTGGTGACTACAACGTTAAGTTGCGTAACTTGACTCGTTTTCTTGAAGAAGGCAACAAAGCCAAAGTCACACTGCGTTACCGCGGTCGTGAAATGGCACACCAAGAATTGGGTATGGAATTGCTCAAGCGGGTTGAAAACGACTTAGAAGATTTTGGTACGGTAGAACAACGTCCAAAAATGGAAGGTCGTCAGTTAACTATGGTGTTGGCGCCGGTTAAGAAAAAGTAA